In Toxotes jaculatrix isolate fToxJac2 chromosome 12, fToxJac2.pri, whole genome shotgun sequence, the following are encoded in one genomic region:
- the LOC121190784 gene encoding sodium/potassium/calcium exchanger 3 isoform X1 yields the protein MRAAARHRRPFQRFCCCGVGLVAVIWLTQVIQAPEAESSGFRPGVNGGTLQWTRRLMQEKSDNQSLDQPRAAIHEFPEDIFTKEQRKKGAVCLHALCAIYMFYALAIVCDDYFVPSLEKISENLHLSEDVAGATFMAAGSSAPELFTSLIGVFITKGDVGVGTIVGSAVFNILVIIGLSGIFAGQTVNLTWWSLFRDSTYYILSVLTLIMVIYDAKVVWWESLLLMTMYGIYIIIMKFNSQILAFVMRQLRSFRPCCLGSEDHREDKIGEDASACNTSMVLLNKGQAQDPPPVIMVDELLILNPHKLSFSEASLRIMITPHFSPRTRLSMAGRMLISERQRLIRTSKNQRDGEAGPGSRGGSTSNSLKRSGSCSLENGGGRPGMGDAELGDKPGVEVCQPEEEEEDEDGIFSPVRIPGGCCARVKWVITWPLGLLLYCTVPNCVLPRWHRWFMVTFVASTLWIAVFSYLMVWMVTIISFTLDIPDYIMGITFLAAGTSVPDCMASLIVARQGMGDMAVSNSIGSNIFDILLGLGFPWALRTLVVEHGSSVSINNKGLVYSVVLLLASVFLTVMSVHLNHWRLDRRLGLGLMFLYAIFLLCSILFGQM from the exons ATGAGAGCAGCGGCGAGGCACCGGCGGCCCTTCCAGCggttctgctgctgtggagtcGGGCTGGTCGCCGTCATTTGGCTCACACAGGTTATCCAGGCACCAG AGGCAGAGTCTTCTGGGTTTCGGCCAGGCGTGAACGGCGGGACGCTGCAATGGACTCGTAGGCTGATGCAGGAGAAGTCAGACAACCAGAGCCTGGATCAGCCCCGAGCAG CTATCCATGAGTTTCCGGAGGACATCTTTACcaaggagcagaggaagaagggggCTGTGTGTCTGCACGCACTCTGT GCCATCTACATGTTCTACGCTCTGGCCATCGTCTGTGATGACTACTTTGTCCCTTCCCTTGAGAAAATATCTGAG aATCTGCATCTCAGTGAAGATGTGGCTGGGGCGACATTTATGGCTGCAGGAAGCTCTGCTCCAGAGCTCTTCACCTCTCTCATTG GTGTTTTCATCACTAAAGGAGACGTTGGAGTCGGCACGATCGTGGGCTCTGCTGTCTTTAACATCCTGGTCATCATCGGCCTGAGCGGGATCTTTGCAGGCCAG ACAGTGAACTTGACGTGGTGGTCTCTTTTTAGAGATTCCACCTACTACATCCTCTCTGTGCTGACTCTCATCATG GTTATCTATGATGCCAAAGTTGTCTG GTGGGAGTCCTTGCTCCTCATGACAATGTATGGAATCTACATTATAATCATGAA GTTCAACTCCCAGATTCTGGCGTTTGTGATGCGTCAGCTGCGAAGCTTCAGGCCGTGCTGCCTCGGATCAGAGGATCACAGGGAGGATAAGATAGGAGAGGATGCCTCCGCTTGCAACACCTCCATGGTGCTGCTCAACAAAG GCCAAGCCCAGGATCCACCACCAGTCATTATGGTGGATGAGCTTCTCATCCTCAACCCTCACAAGCTGTCCTTCTCTGAGGCCAGCCTGCGCATCATGATCACCCCTCACTTCTCCCCCCGCACCAGGCTCTCCATGGCAGGACGCATGCTTATCAGTGAG agacagaggctgaTCCGGACTTCGAAGAACCAGCGGGACGGTGAGGCTGGCCCCGGGTCAAGAGGTGGGTCAACAAGCAACAGCCTGAAGAGGTCCGGCTCCTGCAGTCTTGAGAATGGAGGAGGGAGACCCGGGATGGGAGACGCAGAGTTAGGAGACAAGCCAGGGGTCGAGGTGTGccagccagaggaggaggaagaggatgaggatgggATTTTCAGCCCTGTGCGCATACCAG GTGGCTGCTGCGCACGGGTAAAGTGGGTGATCACGTGGCCTCTAGGCCTCCTGCTCTACTGCACTGTGCCTAACTGCGTTCTGCCACGTTGGCACCGCTGGTTCATGGTCACCTTTGTGGCCTCTACCCTGTGGATCGCCGTCTTCTCCTACCTCATGGTGTGGATG GTCACCATCATCAGCTTCACACTAGACATCCCAGACTACATCATGGGCATAACCTTCCTGGCAGCAGGGACCAGCGTGCCAGACTGCATGGCAAGTCTGATTGTAGCTCGACaag GCATGGGGGACATGGCAGTGTCTAACTCCATAGGCAGCAATATCTTTGACATCCTGCTGGGTTTGGGTTTCCCCTGGGCTTTGCGTACCCTTGTGGTGGAGCACGGATCATCA GTCTCCATAAATAATAAAGGACTGGTGTATTCTGTCGTCCTCCTGCTGGCGTCTGTGTTTCTGACA GTGATGagtgttcatctgaaccactggAGGCTGGATCGCCGGCTGGGTCTGGGTTTGATGTTTCTCTATGCCATCTTCCTGCTCTGCTCCATCCTCTTCGGGCAGATGTGA
- the LOC121190784 gene encoding sodium/potassium/calcium exchanger 3 isoform X2, with product MFYALAIVCDDYFVPSLEKISENLHLSEDVAGATFMAAGSSAPELFTSLIGVFITKGDVGVGTIVGSAVFNILVIIGLSGIFAGQTVNLTWWSLFRDSTYYILSVLTLIMVIYDAKVVWWESLLLMTMYGIYIIIMKFNSQILAFVMRQLRSFRPCCLGSEDHREDKIGEDASACNTSMVLLNKGQAQDPPPVIMVDELLILNPHKLSFSEASLRIMITPHFSPRTRLSMAGRMLISERQRLIRTSKNQRDGEAGPGSRGGSTSNSLKRSGSCSLENGGGRPGMGDAELGDKPGVEVCQPEEEEEDEDGIFSPVRIPGGCCARVKWVITWPLGLLLYCTVPNCVLPRWHRWFMVTFVASTLWIAVFSYLMVWMVTIISFTLDIPDYIMGITFLAAGTSVPDCMASLIVARQGMGDMAVSNSIGSNIFDILLGLGFPWALRTLVVEHGSSVSINNKGLVYSVVLLLASVFLTVMSVHLNHWRLDRRLGLGLMFLYAIFLLCSILFGQM from the exons ATGTTCTACGCTCTGGCCATCGTCTGTGATGACTACTTTGTCCCTTCCCTTGAGAAAATATCTGAG aATCTGCATCTCAGTGAAGATGTGGCTGGGGCGACATTTATGGCTGCAGGAAGCTCTGCTCCAGAGCTCTTCACCTCTCTCATTG GTGTTTTCATCACTAAAGGAGACGTTGGAGTCGGCACGATCGTGGGCTCTGCTGTCTTTAACATCCTGGTCATCATCGGCCTGAGCGGGATCTTTGCAGGCCAG ACAGTGAACTTGACGTGGTGGTCTCTTTTTAGAGATTCCACCTACTACATCCTCTCTGTGCTGACTCTCATCATG GTTATCTATGATGCCAAAGTTGTCTG GTGGGAGTCCTTGCTCCTCATGACAATGTATGGAATCTACATTATAATCATGAA GTTCAACTCCCAGATTCTGGCGTTTGTGATGCGTCAGCTGCGAAGCTTCAGGCCGTGCTGCCTCGGATCAGAGGATCACAGGGAGGATAAGATAGGAGAGGATGCCTCCGCTTGCAACACCTCCATGGTGCTGCTCAACAAAG GCCAAGCCCAGGATCCACCACCAGTCATTATGGTGGATGAGCTTCTCATCCTCAACCCTCACAAGCTGTCCTTCTCTGAGGCCAGCCTGCGCATCATGATCACCCCTCACTTCTCCCCCCGCACCAGGCTCTCCATGGCAGGACGCATGCTTATCAGTGAG agacagaggctgaTCCGGACTTCGAAGAACCAGCGGGACGGTGAGGCTGGCCCCGGGTCAAGAGGTGGGTCAACAAGCAACAGCCTGAAGAGGTCCGGCTCCTGCAGTCTTGAGAATGGAGGAGGGAGACCCGGGATGGGAGACGCAGAGTTAGGAGACAAGCCAGGGGTCGAGGTGTGccagccagaggaggaggaagaggatgaggatgggATTTTCAGCCCTGTGCGCATACCAG GTGGCTGCTGCGCACGGGTAAAGTGGGTGATCACGTGGCCTCTAGGCCTCCTGCTCTACTGCACTGTGCCTAACTGCGTTCTGCCACGTTGGCACCGCTGGTTCATGGTCACCTTTGTGGCCTCTACCCTGTGGATCGCCGTCTTCTCCTACCTCATGGTGTGGATG GTCACCATCATCAGCTTCACACTAGACATCCCAGACTACATCATGGGCATAACCTTCCTGGCAGCAGGGACCAGCGTGCCAGACTGCATGGCAAGTCTGATTGTAGCTCGACaag GCATGGGGGACATGGCAGTGTCTAACTCCATAGGCAGCAATATCTTTGACATCCTGCTGGGTTTGGGTTTCCCCTGGGCTTTGCGTACCCTTGTGGTGGAGCACGGATCATCA GTCTCCATAAATAATAAAGGACTGGTGTATTCTGTCGTCCTCCTGCTGGCGTCTGTGTTTCTGACA GTGATGagtgttcatctgaaccactggAGGCTGGATCGCCGGCTGGGTCTGGGTTTGATGTTTCTCTATGCCATCTTCCTGCTCTGCTCCATCCTCTTCGGGCAGATGTGA